Within Zonotrichia albicollis isolate bZonAlb1 chromosome 18, bZonAlb1.hap1, whole genome shotgun sequence, the genomic segment GGTGATGGATGGACAGTCGAGGGGACAGGAGTGGGTGGACACTGGGATGTGCCTGGGGTGGGGAACTGAAACAGCCGATGGACGGGGTGTGggtggatggacagatggacagatggacagatggacagatggacagatggacagagggacagagggacattcCTCAGCATGGCAGTGCCCACGAGGGTGTGCAGCCCCCCATCCACGAGGGGCCGGCTGTGGGTGGGCAGTGGATGAATGGGTGCGAGGCTGTGCCGTGTGTGGGAGGAcgggcactgccagctctgacaGGGGGGTCtttgtccccattgtcaccacctcctcctcctcctcctcctcctcctcctcctccctctcccccaggaccccaccgcaggtcccagcccagccccggctCCGTGGGGGCTGTGAGGGCAGTGGGTGGCAcccaggggtggggaggggacacccaggggtgGCACcgaggctctgcagagcagcgGGTGACATGGGGGGGGTCTGGAGGCAGCCGGGTGGGCGCAGTGCTGGGGGAGGCGGAGggttcttcctcttcctcctcctctttctcctcctcctcctcctccccgcgTGCTTGGCCGCCTGCCCCACATCTGGCCCCACTTAGGGCTGTCCCCTGCAGCACGGGGGTGGCCGTGCCGGGCGGGGTGACAGCgtgggggggctcgggggccACCTCTGCTGCAGACACCCCTTTGCTGCCATGCTGGGTGGCCCTGAGCCGCTGTCCCCGGGATCCCTCGGTGGGGACAGGGGACTGGGACACCCCCGTGGGCGGTGGGCAGTGTCCCCAGGATTGTGCCCTCCCTCCAAAGCCACCCCcagaatggggctgggggctgtggggggggtgtttgggggtggGTTCAAGGATGAGGGGgaacaggaggggctggggctgagatttgggggtGATtatggggagatttgggggggtctAGTTAAGGACTgttgggtgggtttgggtgtTGTGGGTTGGGGCCATCTGCTGTGTGGCCATGGATGGTTTTGGGGTCTGGTTAAGGACTGTGTGtgggtttgggggctgtgggttGGGGCCATCTGCTGTGTGGCCAtggagggttttggggtctaGTTAAGGACTGtgtgtgggtttgggggtttggggttgggggTACCTGGTGTGTGGCCAtggagggttttggggtctggTTAAGGACCGtgtgtgggtttgggggtttggggttgcgGGTACCTGGTGTGTGGCCATGGATGGTTTTGGGGTCTGGTTAAGGACCGTGTGTGGGTTTGAGGGTTGTGGTTTGGAGCATCTGCTGTGTGGCCAtggagggttttggggtctctttCAAGACcatgggtgggtttgggggatcCCAACTCAGGGTTATGGGTGGGACTGGGGGTCTGAGGTTCACCCAGAGCAAGGATGGGCCCCTGCACCCCCCAGTGCGTTGAAGCACAACAGGAAGGTCTCCCACAGCCGGCGATGCCCCGCGGGGGGGTCCCCCCGTGCTGACCCCCCTTTCCTCGGCTCGCCCCTCGCTCACCCTGCGGGACCCcagcgccgccgcccgccggccCCCCCTGCACCCCGCGGCCTTCTCAGGTGGGTCccgccctccccagcccccctgTGGCGGGCACAGAGGCCCGGGCGCCCCCCACCCACCGCCCGtgccccccaatgtcccccgcCCGCAGGGTGCCTGAACTGCAGCCGTGTCGGGGAGCTCACAGCGCGGCTCGCCACCCTCGAGGCGCAGGCAAGTCCCGTTtgggctctggcacctccctgctccccccAAGGGGCACTGGGGGTGTCACCGTGTGCCCCCTGTGCTGTCACCGTGTGTCCCCTGTGCTGTCACCCTCCCCGTGTCGTTGGCAGGTGGCGCGGCTGGCGGTGGCCGAGCcccccaggggcagcagcccgGGCAGGGGTCCCGAGGccgggcagctctgggggtccCCAGCCGCCCGAGGGAGCCCCGGCGATGACGGTAAGGCGGGGTGACAATGatagtgacagtgacagtgacaatgacagtgcCAACTGGCAGCACCCGCAGGACGGGGACCACACCTGGGTCCTGTCGATATTTTGGGGACCCCTCACTTTGGGGGGAAAGCAAAGCTGTCCCACCCCAGTGGTGACACCGAGCTGGCCCCCCTGATAGGGGGGTCtttgtccccattgtcaccacatcctcctcctcctcctcctccatctccttctcctccatctcctcctcctcctcctccatctcctccatctcctcctcctccatctcctcctcctgggGCCCGGCTGTGGGTGGGGGGCGCCCCGAGGGGctctcccggtgtccccccacCTCAGGGTGCTCTGTCCCGCAGGGAGACCCGGCTGGAGGGGCCCCCCCGGGCCCCAGGGCGGCGCGGGAGGACGGGGAGTGAAGGGCCCAGCGGGGCCCCCAGGTACGGGGGACACTGTGGGGGGACCCCAGCCGGGTGCCTGGCCCAGCCGAGCCCCCCTTTACACATTTGGGGGGTCCATGCAGCACTATGGGGGCTCGGAAAGGCtccaggctgcacagccccgatcctcaccctcctcttcctccccgcAGGTCCCCCCGGCCCCCCGGGACCGCCCGGCCGGGATGGAGCCCCGGGGCTCCCCGGAGAGAAGGGGTCCCCCGGGCCCCCCGGCCCCCCGGGCCCCCCGGGCCCCCCTGCCCCGCTGGGGCCCGCGATCCCCCGGCTGGCCGAGCCCGGTAaggggggctgggatggggtccCCCCCAGTGTGACCCCAAAAACGGCGCTGGGATGGGTTAGGGGGGTCTGAGCCTCTACTGGGCTGGGGGTGGTGTGGGGAcatcatggggggcactggggatgaggtgggggccctgagcagcactggGGACCCTGAGGACATCATTGGGGTGACATGGATGAGATGTGGGGCACTGACCAGTAATGGGGACAtcctggggggcactggggccCCAGGGATGAGATGTGGGGCACTGGGCAGTAATGGGGGCAtcctggggggcactggggccCCAGGGATGAGATGTGGGGCactgggcagcactgggaacCCCCCTGACATCATTGGGGTCCCAGGGATGAGATGTGGGACATTGGCCAGCACTGGGGACCCTGAGGACATCATTGGGGTGACATGGATGAGATGTGGGGCACTGGGCAGTACTGGGGAGCCCCAGGCCATCTTTGGGGCCCCGGGGATGAGGTGTGGTGCACTGGCCAGCAttggggaccctggggacatcattggggtgACATGGATGAGGTGTGGGGCACTGGGCAGCACTGGAGTCCCCCAGGCCATCATTGGGGTCCCAGCAATGAGGTGTGGGGTGCTGTGAAGAGCTGGGCACCCCCTGCCATCAGGGCAGGGCAATGCGGTCCCCCCTTGTCCCCAAACGGGGCTCACGGGGACCCTGCCCCAAACAcccccccccattgtccccacagGGGACCCCGTCCTGTCCAACACCTTCACCGAAGCCACCAGGAGCGTCGTGGGTCCCgtgggacccccgggacccgcGGGGCCGATGGGTGAGAGTGTCACCCCTGTCCTTTGTCACTCCCCGATGTTTTGGGGCGGGACTGAGCCGTGTCACCCCTGTCCTTTGTCACCCCCCGATGTTTCGGGGCGGGACTGAGCCGTGTCCCCCCTGTCCTTGCAGGTCCCCCCGGCCCCCCCGGGCCCGTCGGTCCCCCCGGGCCCCCCGGACCCGATGTAAGTGCTGGggggtgggacagggcagggctgagccccccagtgtccccccagcgCTGATGTCCCCACCGTGTCcccacacagggcagggcaggagcgcccggagctgcggggccCCCGGGGGACAAGGGGGACACGGTGAGTGCCACAGGGACACGGTGACACCGCCCGGGGGGTGGCCGTGCCCAGTGTCCCCAtagtgtccccaaggccacccggGCAGCTCTGGTGTCCGCcgtgggggacacagggaggggtttggggacaccccAGCTCCAGACACCCCGTCCCTGCTGGGTGGCCCCAAGCCATTGTCGCCAttggggacagggcacagggaccctgcCATGGGGTGGGGATGTGGGCAGTGTCCCCAAGATTGTCCCCAACCCCTCCAAAGGCACCCCcagaatggggctgggggctgtggggggtttggggggtgggTTCAGGGCTGGGGATGAGTTTGGGGTGAAATGGGGGGCACTGGTGTGTGGCcgtggggagatttggggggttcAAGAGcatgggggggtttggggggtgtGGGTTGGGGGTTTGGAGTGGGGTaatgggtgggatttggggtctggtGGGGTcatggggggtttggggtttgatGTGGGGTAATGGGGGGGCTTGGAGGGGATGGTGTGCAGTAATGGGGGGGTTGTGGGTCTGGAGGGGGTcatggggggattggggggtcTGGTGTGGGGTCATGGTGGGAGTTTGGTGTGCAGtaatgggggatttgggagttTGGTGCGCATtaatgggggatttggggtctggagGGGCCTCCCAgccccgggctctgccagcccctccccTGATGGGGGTCTGGCCGTGCCCCCCAGTCCTAatgggctctgtccccacagggtccCCAGGGCCCCCCGGGCAGCCGCAGGCAGGATGGGGCACAGGTACGTGTGTGTGTGGGGTGTGGgtgtggggtgtgtgtgtggggtgtATGGGGTGTGTGGGGTGTATGGGGTGTATGGGGTGTGTGGGGTGTGTGGGGTGTATGGGGTGTGTGGGGTGTGTGGGGTGTAT encodes:
- the EMID1 gene encoding EMI domain-containing protein 1 isoform X3; translated protein: MAGARGCRRRPALPAALPAALGLCGTLCLLLPPPAAAWSPALLPPAARSNWCSYTVTRTVSCHVQNGTFLQRVFQGCRWPLACSGGSYRAVVRPLYRVTYRTLTALEWRCCPGHAGQNCEEAGDAPRGGPPVLTPLSSARPSLTLRDPSAAARRPPLHPAAFSGCLNCSRVGELTARLATLEAQVARLAVAEPPRGSSPGRGPEAGQLWGSPAARGSPGDDGRPGWRGPPGPQGGAGGRGVKGPAGPPGPPGPPGPPGRDGAPGLPGEKGSPGPPGPPGPPGPPAPLGPAIPRLAEPGDPVLSNTFTEATRSVVGPVGPPGPAGPMGPPGPPGPVGPPGPPGPDGRAGAPGAAGPPGDKGDTGPQGPPGSRRQDGAQGEPGPRGQPGDRGTWGEGLHQLREALKILAERVLILETMIGLYEPEPGSGSGAPGTATPGVPRARRGSGHPQYRIVTAPRHNPPRP